The window AATAAGACATGTAAACttaatattaataaataccAACAGGACTTGTAAATAAATTATCAGcagttttctgaaatatcaGATACTTCACACATTTCAGTGTTTAAATATCTTAAATTACCACCCATGGCTAAGACATGGTTGCAATGGAAGACTTTCATGTCAGTGATTCTGTACCAGAGGTTAAGGCCTGAATCCTCAAAGATATTTCGGATATTTTGTCCTCCTGGAAGTCAGGGCTCAGTGTTTTGGGAAAGGATCCAtcccaggcagtgcccagggccaggtgGAGCTgtgagcaccctgggacagtgggaggtgtccctgcccgtgtaGGGCTGGAATAAATGAGCTTCAAGGTCCCTCCCACCCAAACAATACCAGGATTCCATGGAAAATACAAAAGTTTCAACTCCTGcttctgctccctcccagagctgggccctggctgtgccaggaggagtttCCCTGAGGTTCTGGGAACACACCAACACAGGGTGGGGCACACTGGCAACGTGGCCTACAGAAATCTCTGCTCTAAGAATCTGATTTCACGGCATCATTAACATTCACACACACTCTGCAGGGTTTCACACCCTGgggtgcagccccagctgccctggggggTCCTgactgtgccctgtgctgctcctgtgggattCTACAGCAGGGgatgccctgggcacagctggattGAATCCCACAGCAGGGgatgccctgggcacagctggattGAATCCCACAGCAGGGgatgccctgggcacagctggattGAATCCCACAGCTGGGgatgccctgggcacagctggatcagGAAAGGccccagcagtgggagcaggggaggctcTTTGGGAGGTGAGaaatgcagctcctggaggCTCAGAGCTGCCTTCACACCAGGGCTCCCAGTGCTCCATGGATCCCTCATGCCTCATCCAGGGctcccagctgagctgacaAGGGCAGCAGGAAccatccccagggctctgcaatTCCTGCAATCCCTTCTCTGCCCCAATTCCTGGAGGGTGAGGGTGGCCTGGGCACCCCACACCCAGCTGCtcaggcagccagggcttgcTGTGCTTGtccccacagaaaaaaaaaaaaaaacaaattaatatcaaataaacaaacaaatcatTAAATAATGGAAGGTTTAAACAGTTCTTTCAGGAAGTGACTTTCCAAATAAGTTAACACATGCAGTGGTTTGAACAGCAACTGCCATCCACTGGCCTTGCAAagccaataaataaataaataaataaataaataaataaataaaattaaataaagaaatattaaatactaAATAAATACTAAATAGATAAATagcatataaataaatattaaataaataaaggcaCAATAATAATATAAGGACATACAGTAAATAAAGGCACAATAATAATATAAGGACATACAATAATAGCTGCCAGCAACATGTCAAAATCATGTTCATGTAACATGATGGATGCTAAAAGTGTAACTTGAATCTGGGAAGCTGCCAAAGTCAGGACCACATTCAACtgttacaaaaaataaaaaagttatgGCTTCTTAAGAATCTCAAATGGAAATTTCTCTTCTAATTGTGCTTCTGTTCTTGTGCTAATTCATTCTTTGCTTTCTCTGGGAGCACTGTGCCACCCTCCTTGCAGGTTATCTGTGAAATAACATCAGAAATGTCATTTCCACGTGGGTTTCCATCAGAACTCTGGgttctgcccagcctggctgggtcCTTACCTGCAGAGCGAGgaccaggagctccaggagctgaggTAGCAGCGGTCCCTGGCCTGCACCCACACCTCAGCTGGCCCCGGGGGCAGCTGCACCGACTGCTGCTCCGTGTCGtacacctggggacagcacagctccttcagGGGGGACAGGACCCCCACAGGGCACCAGCGAGGGTCCTGAGCCCCCACCAGAGCCTGGGGTCCCAAAGGTCCCAAAGTCCTGGGGCTTGGGAGAACTTGAGCTCAGCAGAAAGAGCTGGGAAGCTCAGGTGCCACTGAGGGGGTGTCCCAAAGTGACCCAAACCACTGAGGGGGGTGCTCTAAATAACCCAAACCCACTGAGCTTGGTGTCCTAAATGACCCAAACCCACTGAGCTGGATGTTCTACATGACCCGAACCCACTGAGCTTGGTGTCCTAAATGACCCAAACCCCAAAGCTAACACTCATTAAACAAAGGGGTGGTTTGTTAATCTGcgtttttctctttttcctccttctcccagagcaggagccctgagacccagaggctgctcctgctcaggagcacccccagcccctcccgaAGGGCTGCAGGAATTTTCACCTCCAGGAGCCGGGACTGAGCCCGGGGGAACGGCCCCATCTGCTGGACGGGCTGGATACATCCCAGCGGGAAACATCCCCTGGTGCCTCTGGATTCCTAACCCGGGATAACCATTCCTAACCCGGGATAACCCGGGATAACCCTTCCTGCTGCCTAGCCTGCAGTGCTGGACCCAGGaagggcagcactgggcagtgccagctgccctgtgggcaagAGGCTTTCCCTTTTTTATGGAAAGTTAGGCACATTCCTAGGCTCAATCTGCATAAGATCCTTCTCTTTTTGGCCTGGAGGggtgcagagggctctgctggtCACACAGGAATATCTTCAGCACCTGCTGACCATGAATGCATTTAGGAAAAGCTCTGCTATTGTAGATGCTGCCTCCAAGGCAGGCCATTGTGTGTCTGAGGTAATTTGTTGGAGATTTAACCCTGAGACAGTTAATTAATCCCATTAATTAACTGGAAATCAGGGGGCAAATACCAGATTTCCATAGAAATGCTTCCAGATGAGTCACTGAGCTCTGATTTCCAATTCACCTATAAAGCCTGAGCTGCCCAGacagctgctggctgcccaTGAACAACACAGGAGGAAATTTGTGTCACAGATCCTGGAATTCTGGGTTTGGAAATTGGGATTTTCCCTCATgaggccctgcacagcctcctcACGAATTAGTAAACACAACCATGCAATGCTGGACAGGATTTTCTGTCCTCAGCTGCCTCAAGGATCTTCCTGCTCATGGACCTGGGAAAGGCTTTTTCTGCCAGGATACAATTTGCCACTTTTGGGGCTCAGcaccattttttaaatttttgttgaTTATTCTTGCatacaaaaattatttctactGTTCAGGCAAGAAAATTGTGTCTCAAATGTTGTGTTTCTACCTGGTATCTGTGTCTCCTTGTGCTTTTAACTTTGACCTTGAAAGTCAAAGGGAAGTAGGAGTTTGGGGTGCTCCAGGTCCTGGGGTAGGTCCAGGTCACTGTTCCATTGGTGGCCAcgtgctggcactggggggggTCAGGCTTTACTGCAGGAGAAAACACAGAGGGGATTAATTCATGTTCACAACTGAATGTTGGCGTGTTACTGGTGAGAGTTTTATGGGAATGAGCTTTGGGAGCCTCAGGGTTAAGAAAGAAGCAGCCTTgagctgtgatgctgtgatAGCTGCCTTGGGTgctttttatggaaaattaaGCACATTCCTGGACTCAATCTGGATAAgatccttctcttttttttggccTGGAGGGttgcagagggctctgctggtCACACAGGAATATCTTCAGCACCTGCTGACCATTGATGCATTTAGGAAAAGCTCTGTTTCTGTGGGATGCTGCCTCATTTTCCTGTGCCCTGTGGCCACACTCAGAGCCCTCTCATTCCTGTGCCTGTCTGTGAACCTGCCCTGGCTGAGGAGGGAAACATCCACAGCCTGAGCAGCTCTCAGAGAGGAGCCTGCTGGATTATTCTCTGCCTTGGCCCTTCCCAAGCACGTCCATCCTTTGGGGACACTCGGGGACCTGTGGGTGTTGGGGTACTGCAGGTCACAAGCCAGGAAGATGCTGCTGCTTCACTTCCTCATCCTTTTCTGTCCTGGCATCCCCTGTTCCTGTAACTGGGGCCTGGTGGACATTTACAGAGCACGGGGCAGGgattcccagggctgggctgagccctgactcccaacaaaacaaagcccAGAATCAGCCCCCACTGCTGAGTACTCACTGATGTCCCTGATGAAGAAGCTGGCGGTGTAGTTCTCATACAACACCTCATCAATGGCCTCCAGGAGGATGTCGATGGGCTGGTGCTCCTCAGCAAAGGGACAGAAGTTCTCCTTGTGGCACTGGGCAGTGTAGGTGGTGAGGGCCCCCTCGGTGACAGCcacggggctgctgcaggacacaTCTCCCTGGGGGCTggaacagagcagggacaggctcaGGGAATGCTGATTGTCCTGGCAGtggctgccacagcagcagcactgctgaagaaATGCTTTGGTTTGCCTGAAGTCTGTCTGCTGCCGAAAAGGGTCAGTGGGAGCTGCCACACTCCCAGCGCTGTGGGATGGGTTAATGGCAATtctcagcctcagcagcaggaattaaTATTTAAACCTAAACCAGGATCTCCCATTTCCACCATCCCATGGCAAGCTCCAGTTTCCTCTTTAGTCCCTTTGCCCTCTCCCAAACCCTGCTGAAGGAATGAGGCCTGAGAAGTCTCCACTGGAGAACAAACACCAAAAGCTGCAAAGCACCACCTGAGGCTGGCCCTGTTTTGCTCTCAGCCAGCTGCACCCTTGGCAGCTGTTTCTCCTCCAGCCGGCTGGGGTGACCTTTGCTGGAGCACTCCCTGCTTTGGAGAAGCCCCGGGGCAGTGGGAGGCAGGAAATCCCCCCAGGGTTCCCAGCACAGGTCTCTGCAGGGTTCCTCAGCCCAGCCTTGTCGGGGCCATGTGCTCTGCAGTGGGGGCAGcctcccactcctccctgccctgggagctgtggttCTTTCTGCCTTGGCTCCACTTCCTCTCTGCCCTGCACTGACTCTTTTGCTATTGCTTAAGTTACCCAGTGGCTACTCCAGCCCACTTGGACTCATTCCTTTTTCAAGGCTTTAATAATTTCTGAGTGACTTCCATGCCCTTTTAAAGTTAACTTTGTCCCAGTAATGACTCAAAACATTTTGGGGATGTTCAAACTTGGAAAAGAGATTTCCCCCCATCTGCCTGCCCCTAACAGCCTGAAATCCTACACAGAATAACATCAAGGGCTGCCCTGTGAAGGGAAGTACAAACTCTTACCCTTCCAGGCTTCTGATGGTGAACTTCACATGTGGATTATTTTCTGTCATCCAGGAACATGTGAAAACTCCAGAGTAGTTCTTTGCCTCACACTTCAAAAATGTTTTGGGCTCTAAACAGACAGAAATTGGGAGTTATTTACTCTTGTTTGCCAAAATGGCCAAGGCACAGAGAAACAATTCCTGAGTTCACAGATTCCCTGCCAGCACCATGAGGGACTCAAAAACGAGACTCAGATGAGTGAGGCTGatgcagaaaatgcaaaacatCCCAGGTTTGTCTCCTGAATGGAGAGGCCCAAGTGGCAGCACTTCAAacctgggccaggtttgccaAATCCCAGAATCCTGGAATCTCGTGAGCTGGAGAGACTCACAAGGATCATGGAGTGCAACTgcacagccccaaaatcccaccctgggatCCCTGGAGTGGTGTCCAagccctcctggagctctggcagcctcaggctgtgcccatccctggggagcctgggcagtgccagcaccctctggggaaagaacctttcccaaaatccaccctgagcctgccctggcccagccccagcccttccctgtgtcctgtcacaTAGCCCTGATTTTCCAAACCAGGAATTCCTCCCATCCCTCCACCCTATCAGCCTGGAGAATCCCAAATAAATCCCATGGCCCCAGTTCCTGCGCTGCACTGCCCAGAGCCACAGGAGGGATGATTTTCTGGCAttgccagcacagagagcacCTTTGCAAGGCCATTCCCACAAGCTGAGCAGGACAATGCTAGCCCTGGGGCCGTACCCTGGAAGGATTTGAGGATGTCCCTGAGGATGGTCCCGTCAGGGCCGATCCTGGCGAtgagcagcaggctggagctcagcaccCTCAGGCTCTCCTGGCTCACACAGCTGTAGTTGCCGCCGTCCGGGAGCTCCTTCACTGCCACCCTCAGGGtcttccctctctgcttcccctcctggaaggggctggagtCCTTTCTCCAGAGCACGGCCTCCTCGGGGCtgttgcagctcagctccaccGCGGTGGCCGGGGCCTCGGCGTCCCACCGCGAGTCGATGACAAACACTGGGCAGGGCCGAGGAGACGTCAGGAGCTGCTCACGCTgaccaggctgagccctgcctgcgcccctgagctccccagggaGGCTTTTCCACAGAGGAGAAACCCTGAGAAACCTGTCCAGCATGGGATCCCAACTGGCAGGGAACGCTCAGCTCCAGGAAGTTCAGGAGTCTCCCAAACTCCCTCTGGACACGGGCAAAGGGAATCTTCAAACTCAGAGTTTACTCTCAATGTTTGAGAGTAACAGATTTGCTGCTTTCAGCATCAAATCCCTGCCAGGGAACCCCCAGgataaatattctttttaatgTGAAGATAAGTAATTGAAAGAGAAGACAATCTGAATTTAGCCCAATTTTCTGATGAATTATTCAAAATAATTGTTTATTACCTACCCTATATTTTCACAAATGGATTTACATTTGTGAAAATGTAGGGTAGGTAATAAacaataattttgtttatttatatttattatttatatttattatttatatttattatttattatttatatttatatctttaCCAGAGAGATTGATAAACTATTTCTAGGTTTTAAGTTTTACtcagaaatatataaatacattttctttttaacaactAATTCTTCCCTTGATTTTTTATAGGACTGTTCCCTTAGTCACAGTTTTTGCATCCAGGCTGTGTGACTGAGACTTTGAACATGAGGAGAAGGAATAGGAAATAAAAGTTGCTAATGCAAATATTGCAAATATGCTGTTGGAAGACATTTTAAgacttttaaatgtttttccatGAACTCCAATTAATTATGGTCAAAGAAATAAACATATGGCCTTAGCCTAAGATACTGGAGTTCGCAGATCCTGTGCTAGTGGCCACAATTATAATTCCGAAGTTTTAGGTCTAAGCAGAGATTTCCTTACCATTTTCCTGCAATTTCCACTGGGCACTTTCCAGTAGggcagcaaaggaaaacagggaCAGTAAGGCACAGAGGAGGTGAGACATCTgtaggggagaaaaaaaccaattaTTAAACTTCACTGAGATTGGCTGAGTGTGCTCCAAAgtcaggctggggctgggcagggtgacAAGGACACAAAATGAGTCCGGTGAGCTGAGGAGCATCTTCCCATTCTGAGAACTCCGGGTTCCCCTTAAAAATGGAATCTCAGATTTGAGCTGGAGCCTTGATTTTGATCCACTTGGGATTCTCATGCCAAGGCAGTTCAGAGAAGGAATCACTCCAGGGGAATTGTGTGAGTGGCTCTGGGCTGGTCCCTTGATAAATGTTCCTCTTGCAGGAAAAGCCCTGCTTGGTCCAGTGAGGCCAATCCCAAGGAAAAGGCACTGGATGAAGGAtcaggggctgcccagcaggtttggatccccacccctggaggtggcactgggacaggctggggatgggcacagcctgggctggtgaTCCCAAAgctctttcccagccctggtgattccatgattccccaTGGCCAGGGCACTGCCCTGAAGGATCAAAGGCATCACCTTCCACCCGCCCAAAGCCCAGTTTGGCCCAGCTCATCAGCAGTTCCACTAAAGCAAAGGGTTGAGGATGAGcccaaggagctgctgaaggtTCTGCTGGGCGCTGTCTCCATCTCTGAGCAGGTGACAGCAgggccagtgcccagagcagagctgggccagcTCCAGTTCTGCTCCTGGTTCTGGAATCCTCCTGAGCTCTCACAGTCTGAGCTTGTGAACCATTCCAGGCAAAATTCCTGCTGggttcagtgcccagctctgtctgcaggaagggctgggagtgGAGATCATCGCTGCTCTATGTCCAACATATAAATGGATATTTCTCCTGAATTCGTCCCAAATACCACCAGAACTCTCCATGAAACACCAAACACCTTTGCCAAATATTGTCCTAACTACTGGGTGCATAAAaactctattttttttaaattctattttttaacTCTAAAAATCAGTTATTTAGATGCACTTCTAGACCTTTCAAACTGAGAGTAAACCAAATTAACAGAAATAGAATCTCTTCAAGAAAGAGATGGTAAATGTCGTTTTCAAAGCCTATTCTAACTACAGTGAAAGGCTGAATGCAGGTGAAAAACACATAATTAAGTGatttgagttgttttttttcctcccaaaccaCTCTTTTTGTAATGAAAGAGGAGCAGCCCTCCTGAT of the Ammospiza nelsoni isolate bAmmNel1 chromosome 16, bAmmNel1.pri, whole genome shotgun sequence genome contains:
- the IL12B gene encoding interleukin-12 subunit beta, which translates into the protein MSHLLCALLSLFSFAALLESAQWKLQENVFVIDSRWDAEAPATAVELSCNSPEEAVLWRKDSSPFQEGKQRGKTLRVAVKELPDGGNYSCVSQESLRVLSSSLLLIARIGPDGTILRDILKSFQEPKTFLKCEAKNYSGVFTCSWMTENNPHVKFTIRSLEGPQGDVSCSSPVAVTEGALTTYTAQCHKENFCPFAEEHQPIDILLEAIDEVLYENYTASFFIRDIIKPDPPQCQHVATNGTVTWTYPRTWSTPNSYFPLTFKVKVKSTRRHRYQVYDTEQQSVQLPPGPAEVWVQARDRCYLSSWSSWSSLCR